Below is a genomic region from Desmospora profundinema.
TGGTTCGATATGACTCTTATGTACATATGTACAAGGCTTTCTGTTTTGTTGCACTCATCCTCTGGTCTATTAATCGAATTTTGAAATAAGTTCTAGTGAAATTGCGTTTCGTCGTTCAGTTGCTGGTTCTGCCCCTAGGGCCGTCTGGCCATTCAACTTTCCGCATAAATAAGGGAGGGGCGGTGCGGCCTTTAGTTTACCTTTGCGTTTTTTGCAACGAATGGATGCCTTTTTAAAAGCACGGTCAAACACTTTCCTTTCAATGCCGCCACTCCGGTATGGAGTATAGAGGAGGATATGGATAATGGATCTCTTTGGAGTCGTTAAAGAGCTCGTTTTTGTTATCATAACAGTCGGTATAGTGATCGCGATCGTGATCTTTCTCAAAGCTTTGGAACGGTGGCAATATTCCTGGATGAAGCTCGATCGGCTGGAACCGGAAAAGAGTCTTTGTATAACCGTAAGATCCGGCAAAGAAAGACAGACCGTTCAAGCCAACTCTATCGAACCCTGGGAAGCCGAGTGGGTGACGAAAGGAAAGAAAGAGATGATTATCGACGATGTGGAGTTGCAAGACGACCGGGATATCTACTTAAAGGAAAGTCCAACTTGGGAAGAGGTTCAATCAGCCCTCTATAGGTTGAACAGAGACGAAGTGGACGATATTATATTACATATTAGGAAAAAGGGAAATCTTTTTGTTGGAGAAGACTTGATAAGAGGTGAGCGACGGTATCTTGTAATCTATCAATCTGAGGACGATGGGCAAGCGAGGGAAATGCTATGCGTTCGTTTAGATATGGTTATAAAGGCTTTTAAGCATTTTTATGAGAAAGGTGTTTTAACTGATGAGCTAAGTTGGAATCGGATTAAACCCCTAACTTTGGACACATAAGAACAGGAGCTCTCTCATTCACGTAATTCCTTCTCTTTTCGTCCCTATATCAGGGTAGCAAAGGAGAAAAGCTCGTCATGGATGCACCTCATAAAGCAGGGCCTCTGACGTTTGTATGCTATGTTTAAAGGCCATGGGAGACTGGTAGCCAAGGCTGCCATGAATCCGCTCGTGATTGTAGAATCGTAAGAAGTCGGTTACGATCCCATAAGCATGTCCAAAACTCGTAAATTCGTGTAAGGAAAAGCATTCATCCTCTAAAATCCGATGAAAATGTTGAGAGATTAATCGCTTTTCGAGCCCGTGTTTTCATTGCTCTTTTCCTCTATCTTAGTACTACAGTTGTATTTGTACGAAGAGTGTATAGGAGCGTGGGTTGGTCGGGCTGGCGGGGCCACAGACTCTGCTTGATTCCTTCCGAAGGCACCTGTCCGCTGGCCGCCAACACTCCGATGGCGATGGCCAAATCAAACCCGGCCCCTTCCTTCTTCCGGTCCGCCGGTGCCAAGTTAGCGGTGATCCGCTGCAACGGAAACGGATATCCTGTATTTTTCACCGCCGATCGCACCCGATCCCGCGCTTCCCTCACCGCCGGATCCGGCAGCCCCACCACTTCAAAAGCGGGCAGTCCATTGCTGATATCCACTTCCACCTCGACGATGTATCCATCAATCCCCAACACCGCACCGGAATGCAATTTTGCGTACATGAACGCCTCCTGGGTATAAGTTCTTCTATTTCTATTTATATCAAAAAGAGATCCAAGGTGATAGACCCTTGGATCTCTTTTGGTTTGGGTGGAGTAGTTTGTAAAAGTCGTTTCGAAACCGGAACCTGATCTCTGAAATGCTCAGGATTGGCATCGAGCGAGATCCACTTAAATCAATGATTTTTCACATGGTCATTCTCCTTTAAATGCTTTTTGTAATTCCGCAATGTGAAACTTTTTCATTTTCAAGAACGCCTGCGTGACGCGATCGCGCTGTTCCGGCGTGCCCTTGGTCATCATCTCGTCCAGTGCGGCGGGGACGATCTGCCAGGATACACCGTATTTGTCTTTGAGCCAGCCGCACTGTTCGGCTTCGGGTGCAGCGGAAAGTTTTTCCCAGTAGTAGTCAATTTCCTCCTGCGTCTCACAATGGACTTTTAGGGAAATCGCCTCGTTAAAGTTGAACGAGTGTTCCCGTGCACTGTCCATTGCAGCAAACCAGGTGTTCTCCAACATAAAGTCGGTGAACATAATGGTTCCCTCTTTATCGGGCTCTTGGCCGGGGCTATGCCGAAAGAGAGCGCCGGGTTTCGAATTTCGAAAGATTGAAAGATAGAACTCGCGTGCCTTTTCCGCCTTGCCGCAGTTTTTTCCCACGAACATCAAGGAGGGTATAATCGTGGGCCGCGGATCCCCCTCCGGATTCGTAAGAATGAGCTGCCATGAGACACCGTACTTGTCTTCGATCCATCCATATCGTTCGCTGAATGGGTACTTATCAAGCGGCATAAGAGCGGTACCGCCTTCGGACAACTTATTCCACACTTCGTCTAGCTTTTCTCTCGCGTTCTTTTCACGGGACGGATCAAAATTAACGATAAACGATATGGAAGGATTGAACTTAAAGAGTGGTCCCGCAGAGATGGCCATAAAAGGATGTCCCCAGACGGTGAACGATACAAGGTCGCAATCACCCGAGGGAGTATTGTGCAAAAACGTCTTGCTCGTGATTTTTGCATCCGGGAATACGGAGCAATAGAACTCCGCGGCTTCTTTCGCCTCCTTATCGAACCACAGGTGCGGGGTGATGGGTTTGATACGCGGCTTTTGAAGCATTTCTGAAGCATCACTCATGACAGTTTCCTCCTTTTTAATGATAATGTGGCATCATTTTTTTGATTCTATCACAAGGGTCGATTTTAGGTTTCTTTCCGATTGCTGTCTTGATGGAACAGAACGGGCTCATATGCCCCGATCAGTAGCGACATGGTTTTGCAGCGACCTGCACTGAGCGGGTGATCATTCGGGACATACCAAACCGGCTGAGGTGGGGCCGGGGATTAAAGTATATCTCTGTGGGATAACACGGATGGTTGGGGGAGAAATTCCGAAGAGTGGGCTTCATTCAATCTATACGACGAAAAGAAGCAGCGGAATAGGTATGACAGAAACAATTTTCCCGGGTGTTTGGTCAGTACAGGAATGGAAGGTAGAAGAATAAAAAAGGGGTGGGGCATATACAGACCATCACTCACATAGGTACGGCGCGTAAGAGAAGAAACAACAGACGAAAATGATCGGACCATCCTGGGGAGCATGGAATCGGATCTGATTTCCCTGGAATGGATGACGACTGGCCGGCGGCCGGGAAACCGTCGGGGGATCGAACGACGGGCCGCCTATCAATGGGAGCGGCCTATTGATCCGATTCACCTTCAGCGATATACCCATCAGCAAGTGTACCAACAACCGAAATGTACCCTCTCTGACTGGGAAATGTGGAGGGTGGAGGATGCTTTGTCCAACCTGACCAAGCTGGAGCGTGAGGTGTACATGATGAAGGTGGGCAAGGGTTTTCGATGGCACAGGTGGCAACGTTCTTGGGGATCACGAAGAGCTCGGTTCAGACGATGATGAGGAGGGCGGAGAAGAAGATGTTACGGCAAAAAGAGACCAGTTTATTCTTTTTTGGATAGGCTAGCTTTGTTATAATATAATAAAAATATTGTTTTATAAGAGGTGAGTAAAATAGAACAGTTTCTGGGGGATCTGAGAATTTTGTTGTGTCAATTGTTCATTATTATTTACTTATTTTTTTGGTTAACAAAGTGGATAAAGAAAATAAATGATGATTTTTATATTGATAAAGGGAATGAAAAAGAGAAAAAAAGAGTATATAAACTGTTTATTTTTGTATTGGGGGGAGCTATTAGCGGTTTTGTTGGATACTATCTTGTTGATTTTATTATATTAACATTAACTTCTATTCTTTATATATTTAAAAAGATGATTTTACTTTTTAATCACTGGATTCCTGTACTTGCCCAGATATTCCCTTCTTATATTCCAATGTGGATAAGATATTATATTATAACCTTTATAATGGTGAGTTCATTTTATATAGTCATTGATATGGTTTTGCGTAAATTATATATTAATTTTTTACCCCTCGCTTTCGATATATTAAAAAATAGAGTTATAGACAATCATCCTATGCTAGTTAGAATTATAAAACTGGAATTAATTATTGAAAAGGCTATTATGAAAATTATTATAGGAATTAGATATAATGTTATTTCTATTAGGTCTGGACCAAACGACAGCGATGATGAGAAATTACTTTTTGATATACTAAGAGGATCTAAAGTTACTGTGTGGAAGATTATGAATATGTTAATAAAACAAGTTTCATTATATAATATATTAATTTGGATTTTAGTTATAATTGTATATAATCAAATTCCTCCTGACCGTATCTATCCGTTTATATTAGATGGCATTAGTGCAATAAAAGAAATTATAATGAAAGAAAATAAAATGTTGTTAATTATTTTGAAAAACATTTCGCCAGTTCTGACCTTAATAGGTATATTATTAGCTTTGAGATACTATCTTGGTGAAAAAGGGAAGATTGCAAGACAAATTACTAAGTCTAATAATACAAAGTGGGAAAAAGTAATTGATACACATCGCCAATTGTTATCGCTTGTTGGCGACTTGATCCAAAAATCAACACGTAATGTATCATATGCTAATGATATTAAGGATTTAATTATAAACCAATGTGTATCAAGATATACTTATGAAGATATAGATGAAATTAGTCAAAGCAAAGTGGAATGGTCCGATGAAAATAGGTTTATCCCCCTTTTTCATAAAGAATACGAGTTTGAAAAATTTGAGGAGATACCAGAAATAGAAAAGATCCTTGAAATACTAAAGAAGGCTGAAGAAGATAATGTATCCGATTGGCTGTGGCGTTTACAAATCTATGAGTATAATGTAATGTATTTTTTCAGATTGTTTGGCCGTATAAATATAATGGATAGTAAAATTTTGAATGAATCTCTTTTTACAAAACAAGGATTTGAAATATGGGAAAATAAAATCAAAGAAAGATTACCTCGTAAAATAAAAAATAAAGAATTTCAATATCGTAAATACAATATAAAAAATAAAAGAAGTATATATGAAAGGATTGTATTAGAAGTTAGAGATGATGAACTTGATAATTATAATAAACGAATAGTTAAAGCAATAGAAAATCTAGTTTACCTTGGTTGTTATTACAATTCCGTTTACAGTATGCTTAATTCATTTTCATTTGGTGATAGAATTAAAAATTTATTAGAAGGAGGGAGTAGTAAAGGATGAAATCCGAATGTCATACAAATGCCACCTAGAATTGAAGCTTAATGAGCCTGGGGAAGCCCAGGCTCATTTGATCTCTAATTTACTACTTAAATCCTATTTGTCTACTTTGCTTCGTTCGATAAAATCAGGTTACCAATTCTTAATTAAAAGGAGGATAAGCGTGCGTTTTAACCGTTTGGTAGCCATTACATTAGTCATAATCCTATTCTTAAGTGGATGCTCTTTATCCAATGCTGCAGATTGTTATGATCCAGCTCCATATGAGGCTCCCAAACCCTATGAGCCTCCAAAGCCATACCAAGCTCCGGAGAAATATCAACCACCGGAAAAGTATCAAGCCCCAGAGCCCTATCAACCTCC
It encodes:
- a CDS encoding integrase core domain-containing protein — its product is MSQHFHRILEDECFSLHEFTSFGHAYGIVTDFLRFYNHERIHGSLGYQSPMAFKHSIQTSEALLYEVHP
- a CDS encoding magnesium chelatase domain-containing protein, with the translated sequence MYAKLHSGAVLGIDGYIVEVEVDISNGLPAFEVVGLPDPAVREARDRVRSAVKNTGYPFPLQRITANLAPADRKKEGAGFDLAIAIGVLAASGQVPSEGIKQSLWPRQPDQPTLLYTLRTNTTVVLR
- a CDS encoding VOC family protein, translated to MSDASEMLQKPRIKPITPHLWFDKEAKEAAEFYCSVFPDAKITSKTFLHNTPSGDCDLVSFTVWGHPFMAISAGPLFKFNPSISFIVNFDPSREKNAREKLDEVWNKLSEGGTALMPLDKYPFSERYGWIEDKYGVSWQLILTNPEGDPRPTIIPSLMFVGKNCGKAEKAREFYLSIFRNSKPGALFRHSPGQEPDKEGTIMFTDFMLENTWFAAMDSAREHSFNFNEAISLKVHCETQEEIDYYWEKLSAAPEAEQCGWLKDKYGVSWQIVPAALDEMMTKGTPEQRDRVTQAFLKMKKFHIAELQKAFKGE